Proteins from a genomic interval of Maniola jurtina chromosome 8, ilManJurt1.1, whole genome shotgun sequence:
- the LOC123867706 gene encoding uncharacterized protein LOC123867706, giving the protein MQALVATNWKIYLVYFNKKKGEFKKGVFEQEYNDYAKGIIDAREFHKNFYFLLKAFQVLDGPIPKYTYVVKTIMLLLVFTALGLLSLSFYHGLDTFDIPFLTEAGNYILILSYKLLIQFCAKLHAHDYHRMQRSMQEDFLFICTRGEKYRKRFFQHQIETRHIHKLTIIFIMGVGCGMNCFSASFLLYHLLTHEPGEGKRPLLFPFWYFETDFSKTPIYEMAFIFSSTCVIAYAFNYIFMIGTQIVWVRQIICKADIIIWHIEDVMVGIRPTNNTGEREAFDNLIRQRMKDIVQHHNLMNTLTEQFARVYKKLLMFEQALSAPVVCLSAYSAAEKWEEGEFNAILIMLLFAAVILLFIPSYLCTTLSLKINSISYACWNIPFWNAGPVIRPYLVFIMQRSLKPPPLKVPGFEEFSMQTFSNKMASAYSFFNMLRQANKK; this is encoded by the exons ATGCAGGCCTTAGTGGCAACAAATTGGAAG ATTTACCTAGTTTATTTCAACAAGAAGAAGGGAGAATTTAAGAAGGGAGTTTTTGAGCAAGAATACAATGATTACGCAAAGGGGATTATTGACGCCAGGgagtttcataaaaacttttattttctctTAAAAGCGTTTCAAGTATTGGACGGACCTATTCCTAAATACAC TTACGTCGTAAAGACAATAATGCTGCTCTTAGTATTTACTGCTTTGGGCCTACTCAGCTTGTCATTTTACCATGGGTTGGACACCTTCGATATACCCTTTTTGACAGAAGCCGGAAACTACATTCTTATATTGTCATACAAGTTGCTAATTCAGTTTTGCGCTAAACTGCATGCACATGACTACCACAGAATGCAACGCTCAATGCAAGAAGACTTTTTGTTTATATGTACTAGAGGTGAAAAGTACAG GAAGAGATTTTTTCAGCATCAGATAGAAACACGTCATATTCACAAATTAACTATAATCTTCATTATGGGCGTTGGTTGTGGAATGAATTGTTTCTCAGCTTCCTTCCTGCTCTATCATCTTTTAACGCACGAGCCAGGGGAAGGCAAAAGGCCACTGCTATTTCCCTTTTGGTACTTTGAAACAGATTTCAGTAAGACACCTATATACGAAATGGCATTTATATTTTCAAGTACTTGCGTTATTGCTTACGCATTTAACTATATAT ttATGATCGGGACCCAAATTGTTTGGGTTAGACAGATAATCTGCAAAGCTGATATTATTATATGGCACATCGAAGATGTCATGGTAGGAATACGACCAACGAATAATACAGGGGAAAGGGAAGCTTTCGACAATTTGATACGACAACGAATGAAGGACATCGTGCAGCATCACAACCTGATGAACAC CTTAACTGAGCAGTTCGCCCGGGTTTACAAGAAACTGTTGATGTTTGAACAGGCACTTTCAGCGCCTGTAGTTTGTCTGAGTGCCTATTCTGCAGCAgag aaatggGAAGAGGGCGAATTCAACGCAATCCTGATAATGCTTTTATTTGCTGCAGTCATATTGCTTTTTATTCCAAGCTATTTGTGTACAACTTTATCCCTTAAG ATCAACTCTATATCTTACGCGTGTTGGAATATTCCTTTCTGGAATGCTGGTCCCGTGATCCGGCCTTATCTGGTGTTTATCATGCAGAGATCTCTCAAACCGCCCCCGCTTAAAGTTCCTGGCTTCGAGGAATTTTCAATGCAAACGTTTTCAAAC AAAATGGCATCGGCTTATTCTTTCTTCAATATGCTAAGACAAGCTAACAAGAAATGA